A region from the Leeia speluncae genome encodes:
- a CDS encoding cysteine hydrolase family protein, translating to MTSSTALLVIDIQNDYFENGAFPLWAPNAALSNTLLAIEEAKQAAMPVILIQHICDPSSPAPFFNAGTEGVAIHPAILASVPDAPIVIKQHADSFIETTLQATLVNLGINKLLLTGMMTHNCIAFTALSNMASDYSIEVLGDCCASVSEMVHLIALNALKDRVTVRKLPLLTK from the coding sequence ATGACTTCATCTACCGCTTTGCTAGTGATCGACATCCAAAACGATTATTTTGAAAATGGCGCCTTTCCGCTTTGGGCGCCCAATGCCGCCCTTAGCAATACCTTATTAGCAATTGAAGAAGCCAAGCAAGCAGCCATGCCGGTCATCCTTATCCAGCATATTTGCGACCCAAGCTCGCCAGCACCATTTTTTAATGCGGGCACAGAAGGTGTCGCCATTCACCCCGCTATTTTGGCATCCGTTCCGGACGCCCCTATCGTCATCAAGCAGCATGCAGATAGCTTTATTGAAACCACCTTACAAGCAACGCTCGTCAACTTAGGCATCAACAAACTCCTCCTCACAGGCATGATGACGCATAACTGCATTGCTTTTACTGCGCTATCTAACATGGCGAGTGATTACTCAATTGAAGTTTTGGGGGATTGTTGTGCAAGTGTGAGTGAAATGGTGCATCTCATCGCATTAAATGCACTAAAAGATAGGGTGACGGTGCGGAAGTTACCGCTGCTTACAAAATAA
- a CDS encoding GlxA family transcriptional regulator: MKKQIAIFAFEGISPFHLSVPAITFSGREIGDTHYEVSVCAERKGLLKTNAGFSIEITHDLTLFSTADIVIIPSWHEDVSITPSAALVEAILSAHQRNAQIIGLCLGAYVLAATGLLDGQSATTHWAFAGDFAARFPAIRLAADVLYIKAGQCMTSAGTAAGLDCCLSMIREQHGAEVANQVARSLVVPPHRQGGQAQYIVQPIPTSKRNGRLDDLMEEIRTNLAADYSIDQTADKALMSRRTFTRQFKQRTGKSFGDWLLDERLFYSQRLLETTSLTIEQIALQAGFNTSVTYRYHFSNQFGVSPIAWRKTFV; encoded by the coding sequence ATGAAAAAGCAGATTGCTATCTTTGCCTTTGAAGGGATTAGCCCTTTTCATTTGTCTGTGCCTGCCATTACATTTTCAGGCCGAGAAATAGGCGATACTCACTATGAAGTGAGCGTATGCGCAGAGCGAAAAGGGCTGTTAAAAACAAATGCCGGTTTTTCGATTGAAATTACCCATGACTTAACGCTATTTTCAACTGCAGATATCGTCATCATTCCAAGCTGGCATGAAGATGTTTCGATTACGCCCTCAGCGGCCTTAGTGGAAGCCATCCTTTCCGCACATCAGCGGAATGCTCAGATTATTGGGCTTTGCCTTGGGGCGTATGTGCTAGCTGCAACAGGGTTATTGGATGGGCAATCTGCCACCACGCATTGGGCGTTTGCAGGAGATTTTGCTGCAAGGTTTCCAGCGATTCGATTAGCAGCAGATGTTCTCTACATAAAGGCCGGTCAGTGTATGACGTCTGCCGGAACGGCAGCGGGTTTGGATTGCTGTTTGTCGATGATTCGAGAGCAGCATGGTGCGGAAGTGGCGAATCAGGTGGCGCGCTCGCTAGTGGTGCCGCCGCATCGGCAAGGCGGTCAGGCGCAATACATTGTGCAGCCGATTCCAACCTCCAAACGTAATGGGCGGTTAGATGATCTCATGGAAGAGATTCGTACTAACTTAGCCGCAGATTATTCAATTGACCAAACCGCAGATAAAGCACTAATGAGTCGAAGAACGTTTACGCGCCAATTTAAGCAACGAACGGGAAAATCATTTGGTGATTGGTTGTTAGACGAGCGGCTGTTTTATAGCCAGCGCTTATTGGAAACCACTTCATTAACGATTGAGCAAATCGCGCTCCAAGCAGGGTTTAACACCTCGGTAACGTATCGATACCATTTTTCAAATCAATTTGGGGTATCTCCCATCGCGTGGAGAAAAACCTTTGTGTAG
- a CDS encoding PAS domain-containing sensor histidine kinase produces MQNDLMTLPQEVLSMLLNQSLAGIYVIQDGRFPYVNQGFADIFGFSSPAEVVSQLLVKDLVAPESLERVQENVRLRTAGMIPEMRYTFTALKKGGERIDVEVHGRNIEFNNAPAVIGVVLDVSDRRQAEKAKHIFLSVISHELRTPLHHITALQTLMRKEHVSEKVMNYLNKQEEATQKLQGLVEEVLSFSSVDTSSVDLGVEEIDSQAFFHQLHTKDYQKAVVKNLDYQIIFHNQLPPTLKAYRLHLEKVLASLIDNAIKFTKEGHVHVKVTIKEMVRPRALLFIEVEDTGMGVHPEMQKNLFTPFSQGPHAMDRRFGGVGLGLAQSKHLMSMMGGNIGYKALVPQGSVFWLSIPVLVDEPASH; encoded by the coding sequence GTGCAGAACGATCTGATGACACTTCCGCAAGAAGTGCTAAGCATGCTGTTGAATCAATCCCTTGCGGGGATTTATGTGATTCAAGATGGTCGTTTTCCCTATGTAAATCAAGGGTTTGCGGACATCTTTGGTTTCTCTTCTCCCGCTGAAGTAGTTTCCCAACTATTAGTCAAAGATTTGGTTGCGCCCGAAAGTTTGGAGCGTGTACAAGAAAATGTTCGCTTGAGAACTGCTGGCATGATCCCAGAAATGCGCTATACGTTTACTGCTTTGAAAAAAGGTGGCGAACGGATAGACGTGGAAGTGCATGGTCGAAATATTGAATTTAACAATGCACCAGCCGTCATTGGGGTGGTGTTAGATGTCTCGGATCGGCGGCAAGCAGAAAAAGCGAAGCATATTTTTCTGAGTGTGATTAGTCATGAACTACGAACGCCGCTTCATCACATTACCGCCTTACAAACACTCATGCGCAAAGAGCATGTTAGTGAAAAAGTGATGAACTACCTGAATAAGCAAGAAGAGGCGACGCAAAAACTCCAAGGCCTTGTGGAAGAAGTTTTGTCTTTTTCTTCTGTTGATACGAGCTCGGTCGATTTAGGCGTAGAAGAGATTGATTCGCAAGCATTCTTTCACCAGTTGCATACCAAAGACTACCAAAAAGCGGTTGTAAAGAATTTAGATTACCAAATTATCTTTCATAATCAACTTCCCCCCACGCTAAAAGCCTACCGCTTGCATTTAGAAAAGGTGCTAGCGTCCTTGATCGATAACGCTATCAAGTTTACAAAAGAAGGCCATGTCCATGTAAAAGTGACGATTAAAGAAATGGTGAGGCCAAGAGCACTGTTGTTTATTGAAGTAGAAGATACGGGGATGGGCGTTCACCCAGAGATGCAAAAAAATCTATTTACCCCGTTTAGCCAAGGCCCACATGCCATGGATAGACGTTTTGGCGGCGTCGGATTAGGTCTCGCCCAGAGCAAACATCTAATGTCGATGATGGGGGGAAATATTGGCTACAAAGCGTTAGTGCCTCAAGGTAGTGTTTTTTGGTTAAGCATACCTGTTTTGGTCGATGAGCCTGCTAGTCATTGA
- a CDS encoding DUF1415 domain-containing protein gives MSQSLAKPTAEEVLVATQKWLENAVIGLNLCPFAKAVYVKNQVRIVVSEAKHLDAFLEDLDRELLHLAEVDPQETDTTLLIHPTLLADFLTFNDVVAIAEEAVDEHGLEGKIQVANFHPDYQFDGTELEDLSNYTNRSPYPTLHLIRESSIEKAAEAFPDPAVIFDRNIALMEALGRSGCEAVLRGEKVDLPKGF, from the coding sequence ATGTCTCAATCGCTAGCAAAGCCAACGGCCGAAGAAGTATTAGTTGCCACTCAAAAATGGCTTGAAAATGCCGTCATCGGTTTAAACCTTTGCCCGTTTGCCAAAGCTGTCTATGTGAAGAATCAAGTACGTATTGTGGTGAGCGAAGCGAAGCACCTAGATGCATTCCTAGAAGATCTTGACCGCGAATTGCTGCATTTGGCCGAGGTAGATCCGCAGGAAACCGATACGACGCTCTTGATTCATCCAACCTTATTGGCAGACTTCCTCACATTTAATGATGTAGTAGCGATTGCAGAAGAAGCCGTGGATGAGCATGGCCTAGAAGGTAAAATCCAAGTAGCGAATTTCCATCCGGATTATCAATTTGATGGCACCGAGCTAGAAGATTTAAGTAACTACACCAACCGTTCTCCGTATCCTACTTTGCATTTGATTCGTGAAAGTAGTATTGAAAAAGCAGCAGAAGCCTTCCCTGACCCCGCGGTGATTTTTGATCGCAATATTGCTTTAATGGAAGCATTGGGAAGATCGGGTTGCGAAGCAGTATTACGAGGCGAAAAGGTCGATTTACCAAAAGGTTTTTAA
- a CDS encoding DUF945 family protein, which produces MRPRYIAFSLMAAFSTSSPAFADTTVSDETNQVIQRIQEEQRSLVGQLVSLNHGKMVEASDKGFKDSVSLQLNMPCNLDRALCQYAKPYEIEFANQIAKLPDGSVKVTSTPLLNAAQRLVAAMFWKKGDPITLEHLLRADGSIYSTLSVQAFTFKEKKDSVNAAPLVLHFDTTADKASRQFNVGLDLVKVVSKTMSGQLKGFKTQGTLDLTHKELGYGKASGSLAAFEVKDANRYYPVQFRMLNVLGSSQSGANPEAGFTDSSADLSIQSIRVNKVNLKNFHFAISLRHIDNSIVELLNRFNKHEKQQKLSAIDEPGSIAFGELDELLDKLPSYVNTHPELEISDLSVNLGQGIFKFTGKVGLGDADATLKPAEAAQQAVIATAEFSVPRKAVIGFVTQVINSQKSMTASTRKSEIKNLNDQINSFTKMGWLVEEKGILKSAVRFEKNSLTINGVKQGK; this is translated from the coding sequence GTGCGCCCTCGTTACATTGCGTTTAGCCTAATGGCTGCCTTTTCTACTTCATCACCCGCGTTTGCCGATACCACCGTATCAGATGAAACCAACCAAGTGATTCAACGTATTCAAGAAGAACAGCGCTCACTTGTCGGTCAATTGGTGAGTTTAAACCATGGCAAAATGGTAGAAGCAAGTGACAAGGGGTTTAAAGACTCGGTTAGCTTACAACTAAATATGCCGTGTAATCTAGATCGTGCACTGTGCCAATACGCCAAGCCTTACGAAATAGAATTTGCCAATCAGATTGCTAAATTGCCTGATGGTTCTGTCAAAGTGACTAGCACGCCACTACTGAATGCCGCGCAACGCTTGGTTGCAGCGATGTTCTGGAAAAAGGGTGACCCAATCACGCTAGAACACCTATTGAGAGCAGATGGTAGTATTTACTCCACACTCTCAGTACAAGCCTTTACTTTTAAAGAGAAGAAAGACAGCGTCAATGCAGCACCACTGGTGCTTCACTTTGATACCACGGCAGACAAAGCAAGTCGTCAATTTAATGTGGGCTTGGATTTAGTCAAAGTCGTTAGCAAAACGATGTCTGGTCAACTAAAAGGCTTCAAAACCCAAGGCACGCTCGACCTTACGCATAAAGAGCTAGGCTATGGTAAAGCATCAGGTTCATTAGCCGCATTTGAAGTGAAAGATGCTAATCGCTACTACCCTGTACAATTTAGAATGTTAAATGTGCTTGGCAGTAGTCAGAGTGGCGCTAACCCAGAAGCCGGCTTTACTGATAGCAGTGCAGACTTAAGCATTCAATCGATTCGTGTTAACAAAGTCAATCTGAAGAACTTCCACTTTGCGATTTCTCTACGCCACATTGATAACTCGATTGTTGAGCTGCTTAACCGTTTCAATAAGCATGAGAAACAACAAAAACTCAGCGCGATTGATGAGCCTGGTAGCATCGCGTTTGGTGAGTTGGACGAACTATTAGATAAGCTTCCAAGTTACGTTAACACCCATCCTGAATTAGAAATTTCAGACCTCAGCGTAAACCTAGGGCAAGGGATATTCAAATTTACCGGTAAAGTGGGGCTTGGCGATGCAGATGCCACATTAAAGCCAGCAGAAGCTGCTCAACAAGCAGTAATTGCGACAGCCGAGTTTTCTGTACCAAGAAAAGCTGTAATTGGTTTTGTCACGCAAGTGATCAACTCACAAAAAAGCATGACCGCAAGTACACGCAAATCTGAAATCAAGAATTTGAATGATCAGATTAATAGTTTCACCAAAATGGGCTGGTTAGTCGAAGAAAAAGGCATTCTAAAATCGGCCGTTCGCTTTGAGAAAAATTCACTCACTATCAATGGTGTGAAGCAAGGCAAATAA
- a CDS encoding flavin reductase family protein, translating to MKVSVPLAKSYRLLNHGPVTLVSAADEQEQNVMAAAWAMALDFEPAKVAVVLDKQTHTRQLIEKTGEFVLNIPSKQLAKLTLQVGSTSGKEINKWTSFDIQKEAETDSRIPLLKDCAAWLHCRVISEPHNQQTYDLFIGEVIAAWADDLAFENGHWDFKDESLKTLHYVAGGHFFVTGEAIEVSSGLDSPD from the coding sequence ATGAAAGTATCTGTTCCATTAGCAAAGTCTTATCGATTGTTAAACCATGGCCCGGTTACCTTGGTTTCTGCTGCCGATGAACAAGAACAAAACGTGATGGCGGCCGCCTGGGCAATGGCATTAGATTTTGAACCTGCAAAAGTAGCTGTTGTATTAGATAAACAAACACATACTCGCCAGTTGATCGAGAAAACCGGTGAGTTCGTGCTAAATATTCCTTCAAAGCAATTAGCCAAATTAACGCTTCAAGTAGGTTCTACCTCTGGTAAAGAAATCAACAAGTGGACAAGCTTTGATATACAAAAAGAAGCAGAAACCGATAGCCGGATTCCTTTATTGAAAGATTGTGCCGCATGGCTTCACTGCCGAGTCATTTCTGAACCGCATAACCAGCAAACCTATGATTTATTTATTGGGGAAGTGATTGCGGCTTGGGCGGATGATCTGGCATTTGAAAATGGCCATTGGGACTTCAAAGATGAGTCCTTGAAGACCCTTCACTATGTGGCTGGTGGCCATTTCTTTGTTACAGGAGAGGCAATTGAGGTGTCATCTGGGTTGGATAGTCCAGATTAG
- a CDS encoding EVE domain-containing protein, producing the protein MSTNYWIGVVSEFHVERGVDGGFAQLCHGKVAALKRMKKGDGLIYYSPKTDLHNGVALQQFTAIGRVVSDIPYQVTMAPDFFPFRHDIEFYPCQKTSILPLIDRLSFIPDKRRWGYPFRFGHIAVPAADFFFIAHAMQADYPNLDANLDYPTQMTPQLPLL; encoded by the coding sequence ATGAGTACAAATTACTGGATTGGCGTGGTAAGCGAATTTCACGTGGAAAGAGGGGTTGACGGTGGATTTGCCCAGTTGTGCCATGGGAAAGTTGCCGCATTAAAGCGGATGAAAAAAGGTGATGGGCTAATTTACTATTCTCCCAAAACCGACTTACACAATGGCGTTGCCTTGCAACAATTTACCGCCATCGGCCGTGTGGTCTCAGATATCCCTTATCAAGTAACGATGGCGCCAGATTTCTTTCCTTTTCGACATGACATCGAGTTTTACCCCTGTCAAAAAACTTCTATCCTGCCATTAATCGATCGTTTGTCGTTTATTCCTGATAAAAGAAGATGGGGATACCCATTCCGTTTTGGGCATATCGCCGTGCCTGCCGCGGATTTTTTCTTCATTGCGCATGCCATGCAAGCAGACTATCCAAATTTAGACGCTAATCTGGACTATCCAACCCAGATGACACCTCAATTGCCTCTCCTGTAA
- a CDS encoding VOC family protein, translating into MFNLNFTILYVEDALTSAKLYAKLFGFQPVEASAGFCLFHFENGNKLGLWSKHTVVPATTLVDGVELAFPCLDETTLNEAVKLTASLGLAITQPLTAMEFGKTFVVTDPDGHRLRFFVPSAN; encoded by the coding sequence ATGTTTAACTTAAATTTTACCATTCTCTATGTAGAAGATGCGCTTACTAGCGCAAAACTGTATGCAAAGCTATTTGGATTTCAACCCGTAGAAGCGTCCGCTGGCTTTTGCCTTTTTCACTTTGAGAATGGTAATAAGTTAGGGTTATGGTCAAAACATACCGTCGTGCCGGCAACCACATTAGTTGATGGCGTAGAGCTTGCTTTCCCTTGTCTAGACGAAACGACACTCAATGAAGCCGTCAAGTTAACTGCTTCACTAGGTTTAGCGATCACCCAACCGCTAACAGCCATGGAGTTTGGCAAAACCTTTGTCGTGACTGATCCTGATGGACATCGCCTCAGATTCTTTGTGCCATCGGCAAACTAG
- a CDS encoding class I SAM-dependent methyltransferase has protein sequence MSDAGEFWNARFSATEYVYGTEPNDFLKSQAHRFPANSKVLSIGEGEGRNASFLAGAGIQMHAIEASSEGAAKIAKLAADRGQQITVMQQDLNTYTFEENTWDGVVSIFCHLPSALSAKVLPSIVNALKPGGYFVMEVYTPRQLAYGTGGPKDSDMLYEPDDVRRWLNGLELVHFAEIERSVVEGTFHTGNSRVLQVVAQKPLVGWPTPMAGEGYIRHLDGGYYRRLGIGRDADDENALVVYAHVWPFEPYVWVRPQSEFPGRFTEVTEAEVVAAMKEDREEAGAAVLAAKALRRAKSSS, from the coding sequence ATGTCTGATGCTGGTGAATTTTGGAATGCACGTTTTTCTGCGACGGAATATGTCTATGGTACAGAGCCAAATGATTTCTTAAAAAGCCAAGCGCATCGATTCCCTGCTAATAGTAAGGTGTTAAGTATTGGTGAAGGGGAGGGGCGTAATGCTAGCTTTTTAGCGGGTGCAGGTATTCAAATGCATGCGATTGAAGCTTCTTCTGAAGGCGCTGCAAAAATCGCAAAGTTAGCAGCCGACCGTGGTCAGCAAATTACCGTGATGCAACAAGATCTAAATACCTATACCTTTGAAGAAAATACATGGGATGGTGTTGTTTCTATTTTTTGCCATTTACCTTCAGCGCTTTCAGCCAAAGTATTACCAAGTATCGTCAACGCACTGAAGCCTGGTGGCTACTTTGTGATGGAGGTGTATACCCCTCGTCAATTGGCTTATGGTACTGGCGGCCCAAAAGATAGCGATATGCTATACGAGCCAGACGATGTAAGACGTTGGTTAAATGGCTTAGAGTTGGTACATTTTGCCGAGATTGAGCGCTCTGTTGTCGAAGGTACTTTCCATACGGGGAATTCACGCGTACTACAAGTGGTTGCTCAGAAACCGCTAGTGGGTTGGCCAACCCCAATGGCAGGCGAAGGGTATATTCGTCACTTAGATGGTGGGTATTATCGTCGCTTAGGAATTGGGCGTGATGCTGATGATGAAAATGCGCTGGTGGTATATGCCCATGTATGGCCATTTGAACCTTACGTGTGGGTGCGCCCGCAGAGCGAATTTCCTGGCCGCTTTACCGAAGTGACCGAGGCAGAAGTGGTTGCGGCAATGAAAGAAGATAGAGAAGAAGCTGGTGCTGCGGTATTGGCTGCTAAGGCATTGCGTCGAGCAAAGTCATCTAGCTAA
- a CDS encoding outer membrane protein: MKWLFGITSFLLASAAMAEPFVGPSVSVGIGSSSNSVHYSGFVNADAKKNSTASDVAFNYGIGTDSNWVIGVGGSIDLSKRKFGTVSYQSSGTQTVDAKMKQHYSVFVTPGYKVQPNLLVYGKLAYHWGKGEYRDSATDTGTRSHHGTGIGVGVSYALDNGIELGGEIQQIRFSAETAHSTTGKPKTTEAMFRIGYRF; this comes from the coding sequence ATGAAATGGTTGTTTGGTATTACTTCTTTCCTTTTGGCTTCAGCTGCAATGGCAGAACCGTTTGTTGGCCCATCTGTTAGCGTTGGCATTGGCTCTTCTAGCAACTCTGTTCACTACTCTGGCTTTGTGAATGCAGACGCCAAGAAAAATAGCACCGCTTCTGACGTTGCCTTTAACTATGGCATCGGTACAGACAGTAACTGGGTGATTGGTGTGGGTGGTAGCATAGACCTAAGCAAACGCAAATTTGGCACTGTTAGCTATCAGTCATCTGGTACACAAACTGTTGATGCCAAAATGAAGCAACATTACTCTGTATTTGTGACACCAGGTTACAAAGTACAGCCAAACCTACTGGTATACGGAAAGCTAGCGTATCACTGGGGCAAAGGCGAATACCGTGACTCGGCAACAGATACAGGCACACGCTCTCATCATGGCACGGGTATTGGGGTTGGCGTAAGCTATGCCCTAGATAATGGCATCGAGCTTGGTGGTGAAATCCAGCAAATTCGCTTTAGCGCGGAAACGGCTCACTCAACAACAGGCAAACCAAAAACAACAGAAGCGATGTTCCGTATCGGGTACCGTTTCTAA
- a CDS encoding flavodoxin family protein translates to MANIAVVYHSGYGHTAKQAEAVQKGAAGIAGSHVDLIAIDAEGNIAESAWQVLDAADAIIFGSPTYMGNVSWQFKKFMDASSKAWFVQKWKDKISAGFTNSASLNGDKLATIHTLFTLSMQHGMIWVGTGQMPSNTKAAQRNDINWLGSFSGAMAQSPADSTPEEGPLPGDLETAEQFGARVAGVAARLRG, encoded by the coding sequence ATGGCAAATATCGCCGTTGTTTATCATAGTGGTTATGGTCATACCGCTAAACAAGCAGAAGCAGTTCAAAAAGGCGCAGCAGGCATTGCAGGCAGTCATGTAGATCTCATTGCGATTGATGCGGAAGGCAATATTGCAGAATCGGCATGGCAAGTGTTGGATGCTGCGGATGCCATTATTTTTGGCTCTCCAACTTATATGGGGAATGTAAGCTGGCAGTTTAAGAAATTTATGGATGCCTCTTCTAAGGCTTGGTTTGTACAAAAATGGAAAGATAAAATTTCTGCGGGCTTTACCAACTCTGCCTCATTGAATGGCGATAAATTAGCCACTATTCACACGCTTTTCACGCTATCGATGCAACACGGCATGATCTGGGTTGGCACTGGCCAAATGCCATCTAATACCAAAGCGGCACAACGTAATGACATTAACTGGTTAGGATCATTTAGTGGTGCGATGGCGCAGTCACCAGCTGACTCCACCCCAGAAGAAGGCCCACTGCCAGGCGACTTAGAAACTGCCGAGCAGTTTGGTGCACGTGTAGCCGGAGTAGCCGCTAGACTACGTGGTTAA
- a CDS encoding methyl-accepting chemotaxis protein, translating into MSISKKLLTLVITVLVVMAGIGSMTVWQVEAGKQVTAMLHEETMPELETIGNIRYEFVKLRMLAYRHLSVQDVQLKEEVEKNMGEVKASLKTHFEEYKKMAKDPEGLKRLAVTETALIQEYFPVYDKVTSLSHAGDMDGAMKYVNEVFPALGKKVESSLSDLVKYDNDRADNYVEQALQKASSAEIAVIVIIVLLVLVFAGWGIWLYKSITGPLNLMKEAISHIVSNLDFRNRIPVQSNDETGQTITAFNSLITKLQSSFREIKDHTETVAAASYQMAAAAEQVSTSSMQQSDAASAMAASMEEMAVSIQQVGDRASDANQLATESGNVAKAGETVILQTVGDINNISIVVKSAAGHIEELQAASNNISSVISVIREVADQTNLLALNAAIEAARAGEQGRGFAVVADEVRKLAERTAGATQEISKTIQSMHQTAQEAVGSMHDAVNKVDQGVTRAKEANQTIATIEESSQQTVRNVEDIASAIREQSAASNSIAQQVERIAQMTEENHAAAEETNDAAGSLHQLASELKTITAQYQV; encoded by the coding sequence ATGAGCATTTCAAAGAAACTACTTACTTTAGTCATTACTGTACTCGTCGTCATGGCGGGGATTGGCAGCATGACGGTTTGGCAAGTGGAAGCAGGAAAACAAGTCACGGCAATGCTTCACGAAGAAACCATGCCAGAGCTAGAGACCATTGGCAATATTCGATATGAGTTTGTTAAATTAAGAATGTTGGCCTATAGGCACTTATCCGTTCAAGATGTCCAATTAAAAGAAGAAGTAGAAAAGAATATGGGTGAGGTAAAAGCCTCTTTAAAAACCCATTTTGAAGAATATAAAAAAATGGCTAAAGACCCGGAGGGTCTGAAAAGACTTGCGGTAACTGAAACTGCCCTTATCCAAGAATATTTCCCTGTCTATGACAAAGTAACTTCTTTATCACATGCAGGAGATATGGATGGCGCAATGAAATACGTCAATGAGGTTTTCCCTGCATTAGGGAAAAAAGTGGAATCTAGCCTTAGCGATTTAGTGAAATATGATAATGATCGTGCGGATAATTATGTTGAGCAAGCATTACAGAAAGCTAGTTCTGCAGAGATTGCGGTGATTGTGATTATTGTCCTACTCGTTTTAGTTTTCGCTGGCTGGGGAATTTGGTTGTACAAAAGTATCACAGGCCCGCTGAACTTAATGAAAGAGGCCATTAGCCATATTGTAAGTAATCTTGACTTCCGCAATCGAATTCCTGTTCAAAGCAATGATGAAACAGGCCAAACAATTACCGCATTTAATAGCCTAATTACTAAACTGCAATCTAGTTTCCGAGAAATTAAAGATCACACAGAAACCGTCGCCGCAGCGTCTTACCAAATGGCCGCAGCGGCAGAGCAAGTCTCAACTAGCTCGATGCAACAAAGTGATGCAGCCTCTGCAATGGCAGCAAGCATGGAAGAAATGGCCGTATCCATTCAGCAAGTTGGCGACCGAGCTTCAGATGCAAACCAATTAGCGACAGAGAGTGGTAACGTTGCGAAAGCGGGTGAAACCGTGATTCTGCAAACGGTTGGGGATATTAATAATATCTCCATCGTCGTGAAATCTGCGGCTGGTCATATCGAAGAACTTCAGGCGGCAAGTAACAATATTTCAAGCGTTATCTCTGTTATCCGGGAAGTGGCAGATCAAACCAACCTACTCGCTTTAAATGCAGCAATTGAGGCTGCACGCGCAGGTGAGCAAGGCCGTGGCTTTGCCGTAGTTGCCGATGAAGTGCGTAAACTAGCAGAACGAACTGCGGGCGCCACCCAAGAAATTAGCAAAACGATCCAATCAATGCACCAAACCGCGCAAGAAGCAGTAGGCAGCATGCACGATGCGGTGAATAAGGTAGATCAGGGCGTAACGCGGGCAAAAGAAGCCAATCAAACCATCGCAACGATCGAAGAAAGCAGCCAACAGACCGTGCGTAATGTAGAAGACATTGCTTCAGCCATCCGTGAACAAAGCGCAGCAAGTAATAGCATTGCTCAGCAAGTTGAACGTATTGCGCAAATGACAGAAGAAAACCACGCGGCGGCAGAAGAGACCAACGATGCGGCAGGCTCATTGCATCAGCTAGCTTCAGAATTAAAAACAATTACCGCACAGTATCAAGTCTAG
- a CDS encoding FMN-dependent NADH-azoreductase — protein sequence MKILQIDSSPLNDYSVSRKLTASIVKQLQAKNPGATVTQRDLVANAPSHLSTAVLMAGQTDPSAWSEELRADIGMGETILAEVNTADVIVIGAPMYNFSVPSQLKAWIDRIAVAGKTFKYTETGPVGLLTGKKVVIASSRGGAYGENNALDHQESYLRTVLGFVGLTDVEVVRAEGVNMGEEAKAAAIASAEAKIAAL from the coding sequence ATGAAAATCTTGCAAATTGATTCTAGCCCACTAAACGATTACTCAGTTTCTCGCAAACTAACTGCTTCTATTGTGAAACAGTTGCAAGCGAAAAACCCAGGCGCGACCGTTACCCAACGTGACTTAGTTGCTAACGCACCATCACACTTGTCTACCGCTGTATTAATGGCTGGCCAGACAGATCCATCTGCTTGGAGCGAAGAACTACGTGCAGATATCGGCATGGGCGAAACCATCTTGGCTGAAGTCAATACAGCAGACGTGATTGTGATTGGCGCACCAATGTACAACTTCTCTGTACCTAGCCAATTAAAAGCATGGATCGACCGTATCGCAGTTGCGGGCAAAACTTTCAAATACACCGAAACAGGCCCAGTTGGTCTATTGACCGGTAAAAAAGTAGTGATCGCTTCTTCTCGTGGCGGTGCGTACGGTGAAAACAATGCACTTGATCACCAAGAAAGCTACTTGCGTACCGTGCTAGGTTTTGTTGGCCTTACCGATGTTGAAGTAGTTCGCGCTGAAGGCGTAAACATGGGTGAAGAAGCGAAAGCCGCGGCGATTGCTTCAGCCGAAGCAAAAATTGCAGCACTGTAA